In Nitrospinota bacterium, the following are encoded in one genomic region:
- a CDS encoding radical SAM protein, which translates to MNHYDILGLDLELENGKVEGKVTGTLSKYLQDYFNFYLTQLNKNKVLAVKNGGNVYTLFLPPIPGKAAIEDITRKLLRKAFKRTVPSTCTLSTINTCQADCLHCSAAQSMKQTKKALSNEEFKNVIDQAIELGVVNITLTGGEPLLRKDLFELIHYVDKEKTICPMFTNGEFLTEANVKKLDEAGIFSVMVSLDSPDAKEHDEMRRRPGLFNKAIEGIKRMLDRGMLVGISTYASQENIADGKLEKLLYLGKDLKVHELVIFDAVPTGRFIDKKDCMLTDSDREKIRKITEEWRTNPDLPNITAMSWVNSPQGSGCFGANEQFYMTAWGDITPCDFTPLAFGNIREESLQTIWMRMLSHPAYSTPHQKCRMQDPDFRKQYIDCMPAGADLPIELWKDENAFKESDNGFKPSDSAKKSSIPLTIRTSGF; encoded by the coding sequence TGGAACCCTTTCAAAATATCTTCAGGACTATTTTAATTTTTATCTAACGCAGTTAAATAAAAACAAGGTTCTTGCTGTAAAAAATGGGGGTAACGTCTATACTCTCTTTTTGCCTCCCATTCCAGGAAAGGCAGCTATAGAAGATATTACAAGAAAACTCCTTCGAAAAGCCTTTAAAAGAACTGTCCCTTCAACATGCACTCTTTCAACTATTAATACCTGTCAAGCAGACTGCCTTCATTGCAGTGCAGCTCAATCTATGAAACAAACTAAAAAGGCTCTTTCAAACGAAGAATTTAAGAATGTTATCGATCAGGCAATAGAACTGGGAGTGGTAAACATCACTTTAACAGGTGGAGAACCCTTGCTTAGAAAGGATCTTTTTGAGCTCATTCATTATGTAGATAAAGAAAAGACAATCTGCCCCATGTTTACTAATGGTGAATTTCTTACAGAAGCTAATGTAAAAAAGTTAGATGAAGCAGGTATATTTTCAGTAATGGTAAGCCTTGATAGCCCTGATGCCAAAGAACATGATGAGATGAGAAGAAGGCCGGGGTTATTTAATAAGGCAATAGAAGGGATAAAGAGAATGCTAGATAGAGGAATGCTTGTAGGCATATCAACTTATGCTAGCCAAGAAAACATTGCTGATGGTAAATTAGAAAAGCTTCTTTATCTTGGAAAAGACTTAAAAGTCCATGAACTAGTCATCTTTGATGCCGTGCCAACGGGTAGATTTATAGATAAAAAGGACTGTATGCTGACAGACTCGGATAGAGAAAAGATAAGAAAGATAACTGAGGAATGGCGAACAAATCCCGATTTACCTAATATTACCGCTATGTCTTGGGTAAATAGTCCTCAAGGCTCTGGCTGTTTTGGTGCCAATGAACAGTTCTATATGACAGCTTGGGGAGATATTACGCCTTGCGACTTTACACCCCTTGCCTTTGGAAATATAAGAGAAGAATCTTTGCAGACGATATGGATGCGGATGTTATCCCATCCAGCCTATAGTACCCCTCATCAAAAATGCAGGATGCAAGATCCCGATTTTCGTAAACAATATATTGATTGTATGCCTGCGGGAGCTGACCTTCCTATCGAACTCTGGAAGGATGAAAATGCATTTAAAGAATCAGATAATGGTTTTAAACCATCGGATTCTGCTAAAAAATCATCTATCCCATTAACGATCAGAACCTCTGGTTTTTAA